The following coding sequences are from one Zalophus californianus isolate mZalCal1 chromosome 5, mZalCal1.pri.v2, whole genome shotgun sequence window:
- the BRIX1 gene encoding ribosome biogenesis protein BRX1 homolog, whose product MAAAKRKRRGGLAVQAKKPKRNEKDAKQPAKLRDMAEEAEEEERDRIPGPVCKGKWKNKERILIFSSRGINFRTRHLMQDLRMLMPHSKADTKMDRKDKLFVINEVCEMKNCNKCIYFEAKKKQDLYMWLSNSPHGPSAKFLVQNIHTLAELKMTGNCLKGSRPLLSFDPAFDELPHYALLKELLIQIFSTPRYHPKSQPFVDHVFTFTILDNRIWFRNFQIIEEDAALVEVGPRFVLNLIKIFQGSFGGPTLYENPHYQSPNMHRRIIRSITAAKYKEKQQVKDAQKMKKKEPKTILPHDPTADVFVTPAEEKPIEIQWVKPEPKVDLKARKKRIYKRQRKMKQKRHSGNAK is encoded by the exons ATGGCGGCGGCCAAGAGGAAGCGGCGTGGAGGCTTGGCCGTTCAGGCgaaaaaaccaaaaaggaacgAGAAAGACGCCAAGCAGCCAGCTAAGCTGCGCGACATGGCAGAAGAGgcggaggaagaagagagagaccgTATCCCAGGCCCCGTTTGCAAG ggcAAGTGGAAGAATAAAGAACGGATTCTCATCTTTTCTTCCAGAGGAATAAATTTCAGAACAAGACATTTAATGCAAGACTTGAGAATGTTGATGCCTCATTCTAAAGCAG atacAAAAATGGATCGTAAGGACAAGTTATTTGTCATTAATGAG GTTTGTGAAATGAAAAACTGCAATAAATGTATCTATTTTGAAGCTAAGAAAAAACAGGATCTCTATATGTG gCTTTCAAATTCACCTCATGGGCCATCTGCTAAATTCCTCGTTCAGAACA tCCATACCCTAGCTGAACTAAAGATGACTGGAAACTGTTTGAAAGGTTCTCGGCCCCTTTTGTCTTTTGACCCT gCTTTTGATGAATTACCACATTATGCTTTGTTAAAAGAACTCTTAATTCAG atcTTTAGTACACCACGATATCATCCCAAAAGCCAACCATTTGTGGACCATGTGTTTACTTTCACCATTTTGGATAATAGGATATGGTTTCGGAACTTTCAG ATCATAGAAGAAGATGCTGCTCTTGTAGAAGTAGGACCTCGCTTTGTCTTAAATCTCATAAAGATTTTCCAGGGAAGTTTTGGAGGACCAACTTTATATGAAAATCCTCACTACCAGTCTCCAAACATG catcGGCGTATCATAAGATCCATCACAGctgcaaaatacaaagagaaacaaCAAGTGAAGGatgcacagaaaatgaaaaagaaagaaccaaagacTATTCTTCCACATGATCCCACTGCAGATGTTTTTGTTACACCAGCTGAGGAAAAGCCGATAGAAATACAGTGGGTAAAACCAGAGCCGAAAGTTGAtttgaaagcaagaaagaaaaggatttacaaaaggcaaagaaaaatgaaacagaagaggcacagtgggaatgcaaaatga